The segment CCACTAAGAGAAATGATTTTGTAGTTCGGGTGAGGATTTGGGCTAGCCCCTCCATGAAACGTCGGTCAGGGGCACGCTGACCTCTACCTGGCGTTGCGGCCAGCCGTTCTCCGGACCGATCCTCCTGGCCGTCTCGCCCATCGTCTGGACGAATCGGCGAAGCGCGGAGTCGCTCCGACCCTCCCTCGTTTCGAAGGGAGGCGCGAGGTGCTCCAGAAGATCGGGCGAGAAGCCAATCGTGATCTGGAGCGGATCCTTGATGCCGTGTTCCTGGCTCGCAGGGATCGAGCTGTCGGGCATCACCGTGATGTCTTCCGGTTTCAATTTCAACCCGAAGTTGAAACGGCGGCATGCTTCGCGGAGCATCCGCTCGAGCCGTCCACAGCTGAACTCGTGGCTTCCTCCTCCTTTGACCAAAAATTTCACTTTGCCCATCTCTTGTCTTTCTCCTTCCCTTTCCCCCTACTGCCGCCCTATGCAGCAAACTCGATTATATTTTATACTTAATTGATATTTTGTCAAGATTAAAAACCTCCGCTTTCACGGGGGTTTTTGTCAAAACTTTTGTCCCGGTTATTTTTTTAACTTTTGAATAAATATATCACAAAAAATTATATATCCAATTCCCAAAGGATGGTTCAAATATGGACTAAAAAAATTTGTGGCTAAAAGGGCGGCTAATCCGGCCAAAAACCCGAATGCTATAAATACCCCAGAACGCCCCAAACCCCAGCCAGAACGCCAAATTTTAGCGATAAAAAGAAGATAAACAACTAGTCCGGCCAAGCCAATTTTAAGCATTATATCCAAATATCCCCATTCAAAAGCGTAGGTTGTAAAAATCCCCCCTGGATTAACCTGAACCGCGCGAGGATCACTGCTTTTGTAAGTGACTGTTGTCCCAAACCCTGAACCAATAATTGGATGTTTTATAATTGCTTGTCCAAGCGGTGGCAAAAGATCCCAACGGCTCCGGACCGCGGCTTCGTCTAAATCGGTCAGGCGGTCGCTAAACATTGAAGCAAAAGAAATTCTTCCCGGCTCGGGAAATGGAAATTGCGCGGTCGCGAAAGTCGCGGACAAAGAAATTACTAAAATGGCGAGGCCGGCTAAACCAATTTTTACAATTTTTCCCAAAGAAAATTTTTGAATAATTAAAATTATCAAAAGTGCGAGAAGTCCGACCGCGAGCCCAACCCAAAAACTTCGAGAAAAACTGATCAAAACCGAAGTCAATGATCCAATCGCCAATAACCAATATCTCTTGTCCTTTTTGTTTTGCCAAATTAAGAAAGCGGAAAAAATAAAAAACCCAATCAGTAAATAAATCTGCGACTGGAAAAATATTCGGTAAAAACCGCTTGGCATTAATGTAACTTCTCCGATTAAAAATTGCCGGAGCCAACGATAGATCGGAAGAACTGCGACTTCAAAACCATGAGAAAAAATGTAAAGGAAGAAAAAAGTTTTGATAATAATAACCGTAACGGCGGCGGTGAAAATTTGTAAAACATTTTCAATTTGTTCGCGCGATTTTATAACATCAACGAGCGGGAAAATAATGCCAAAATAAAGCCAGCCATTAAAATCAAAAAATAAATTTTGGAAAGAGTTGCCGCGAATTAATCCCCAAATAAATCCCCAGATAATAAATGCAAACAATATCCAATACCATTTATTTAGCGAAAATTTAAAATCCCGTTTTTCAATTCTTCTATATACCCAAACTGCCATCACAATTAAAAATAAGGCAATGCGCAGAGAGACCGAAGTTCCGCCTAAATCAAAATAAAATAAATATCCTTTTGAACCAATAAACAATTCTGCTAATAGGATATAAATTCCATATTCCAATTTTTCCAAAGTTAAAACTAAAGTCAGGCCAAGAATAACAAAAAATGATACTTTATTAAAGAGCGGGAAAAAATACGCGACAAAAGACAAAATTAACGCGAAAGAAACGAAGAGCAGCGAGGTTTTAAAATATTTTCCGAATAAGTTCATATCTTGACAATTTATATTTTTATTGATAGATTGTAGTGTAGCCTGAACAATCTCGTTTAGGCCAGAAGGAGGGTATAAGGGATGAATTCCCGACTCGAAAGACTCAAGGTGACGATCGCGAAGTGCGAGAAGATCGAGGAGATTTTCGCCAAGCATCGCGTTCGCGGAACGGAGCCCACCCACTACGACGACGTGATCGCCGGCTTCGACACTCCGGCGCGAAGCGGCTTTCTCTTGAGGTGGGATCTCGTGGTTAAGGGTTCGGCCGGCCACAGAGAAAACCTCCTGGGGCGAGAACCGACCTGCATCGAGATTTCTCTCTCGGGCGGGGAACGGGGTGACCGGCTGATCATCCTCTCCTACCTCCCGGAGACCCGCGGCTGGACGATCGAAGGATCGACCGATATCGGTCTGGACGGGATTCCAGCCATTCGCAACCTGGCCGCCGACTGCAGGCTTTCGGCCGGCGAGGAGCGCCAGATCGGTGAGGACGAAGCGATGAAGATCATCGCCACGCTCGCCGTTTTCTATAAGAGCCAGCCCGTGGGCTAGACCTCGACGGACGGAGGAACGAACTACCGCCGACTAAAAAGCGAAAGCTAATTAGTCGGCGTTTTTTTATTTTTTAAAACTTTGTGCAGACCAAGCAAGGATCAAGCTTAACGGTCGGAGAATCTGAATTGCAAGCCACTCCCCTTTTGTGCCGTGCTTTTTA is part of the Patescibacteria group bacterium genome and harbors:
- a CDS encoding O-antigen ligase family protein, producing MNLFGKYFKTSLLFVSFALILSFVAYFFPLFNKVSFFVILGLTLVLTLEKLEYGIYILLAELFIGSKGYLFYFDLGGTSVSLRIALFLIVMAVWVYRRIEKRDFKFSLNKWYWILFAFIIWGFIWGLIRGNSFQNLFFDFNGWLYFGIIFPLVDVIKSREQIENVLQIFTAAVTVIIIKTFFFLYIFSHGFEVAVLPIYRWLRQFLIGEVTLMPSGFYRIFFQSQIYLLIGFFIFSAFLIWQNKKDKRYWLLAIGSLTSVLISFSRSFWVGLAVGLLALLIILIIQKFSLGKIVKIGLAGLAILVISLSATFATAQFPFPEPGRISFASMFSDRLTDLDEAAVRSRWDLLPPLGQAIIKHPIIGSGFGTTVTYKSSDPRAVQVNPGGIFTTYAFEWGYLDIMLKIGLAGLVVYLLFIAKIWRSGWGLGRSGVFIAFGFLAGLAALLATNFFSPYLNHPLGIGYIIFCDIFIQKLKK